The Lactuca sativa cultivar Salinas chromosome 2, Lsat_Salinas_v11, whole genome shotgun sequence genome includes the window aagaccggagggtccaaaccgagttgtgagattggagggtcttcactgagatataggactggagggtccaacctgagctgtgagaccggagggtcttcactgagacacatgactggAGGGTCCACACCGAGCCGTGAGACCGGGGAGTCCTTACCGAGATgcatgggaccggagggtccatgccgagttatagccatgagcggcttattatttgtgtatgtggtattttggggtactcactaagcttcgtgcttaccgtgttgtgtggtATGTGTTTCAGGTCCAGAATTGCAGGAAggtgccgacttgattgtacacaccagttggAGATTATGATTTCGAGGATTCTAGGATTTTATCAACATTTGTTGACttgtgttttgacaacttatatatttttgtgatttttgtgaaatgtgacATTGAGTTATGTggtgttaaaaatgaaaattttatttgaaaatttatggtgttacatcaATTCCACTCGTGTGGAATCTTTCTCCAACATTCATGACTACTCTTCTCGTCTCAAAAGTCTCTATAATCAACTGGAGAATATAGGTAATCACATCTCTAAAACTAAGATGATACTTTAACTAATTTCTGGTTTGACAAAAGGTGAATATGATACTGCGGCAACCCTCATACAATAAACTGAACTGTTTCCTAACTTTAACAAAGCCAATTCTCAACTGATACTTGAAGAAACCTGGTGCAAGAATCAATCGTCCCACATCCATCATGCCCTCGTCACCTAAAAATCTAAGAAGTCTTCCTCTGATACAAAACCTCCAACATCAGACTCCAATCTTATCGGTCCTAACACAGCTACTCGCGGTGGTCGGGGGTACTTACTAAGAACGAGGTGGACGCTACAACAATCATGGACGTGGCAAGGGTAGAGGACGCTTCAACATCTTTGGTCCCTATTCATATCAATGTCCTCACCAATGGTATTAACCATGGGTTGTACCCATGTGTCCTTATCCTACTGTGACCCAAGGCACACAATTAGGCCTTCTTGGTCCAACTCCACAATCACTGGTCCAACAATAGTAGCCCGCCGAATCCCAAGCTTATTACACCAGTGAACATGTTGTACCCATGACTCCTATAAATTGTATTacttgattaataattaatcagaaattaatttgaattaattttgggattaataggTTAATTGAAAATATAGGGactgtttggttatttattgaaagttaaggaaggaaggctctagaacctcaTTAGATGAGGTGGGCGAAAACTTCTAGGGAAGGTGTAGAACTTTCGTCCAAAGCCCTTTGGATAAGGGATTGGGCTACTTGGTCAGCAAGCAAGGGAATCTAGGTCTTATCTCTTAAACCCTAGATTTGGCCCCAAGATTCCTCAGTTATATAAACTCCTTCCTAGCCCTTAATTTCGTCCATCCCTTCCTTCtacaagccttggacgaaatctttgcTCTCTTCTCTATTGTTTTCCTCTTGCTAGCTTcgatgtgaaccattagaggcacaacacttgtggtgcttgcttccaaaagATCATCAAGAGGAATTCTAGTTGTTTATAATaacaactaaaaggtatgtaaccataaaccttctTCTTTagtaattttcaaaattaactagGCTTCCTAGGGTTCATAttttgatgttcatagttataggttcaatagttCAAACATTTATCTTGTTTTAGGTTGGATGTACACTTAAGAGTTTTAAGTTTGTTTTGTTAttcctaaaacccatcaaaatataCCAAACAGAGTTCAACATAATGGAGTAATTATGGGCTAACAATATTAGCGGGggtgataaaaaaaattacaagttaTGTTGTGTTTCCTCTTGTCTTGTCTTTTCCTGTATAATGAGTGTGATTTTACTTAGCGTACAAAattaaaatttcttttatttttttccaaaccaaaataataataagaaaatgTAAGGCATCACTACTCAAAAGTATTAGATGATTGTTGATTTATATACACAATCAATCATCATCGGATCATTCACTTAGAATGGTAAAACTTACACATGAGCCAGAACTTGGTAATAAACTTCTCATGATCTGGCTATCTTTTTTGAATTATTGGGATATTAGAAAAGTTATCTTTCCATGACACTATAAGTAGAAATTTTTCCTCATTTAAGAGTTTTATACCACTTGTTTCTTCAAATATTCCAAGATAATTTGAAATCCATCTAAATGCAAGATGTAAGAATTCAATCACTTCTCTATTGAAAATTTTCTtcccatttagctatttttcaacaatttctaGGTTTTGTAAAATATTAGCCTTTGCTTCTTGTTGCTCCACCCCTTGGCTCTTGTAAGCATGAACTACCGATGGAAAAAGCTACAATTAGAGAAGGGTTGGATCGATTGAATAAGATTATATTTTCATTGGCTTGTTCGTTATAGCATCATGCCTTTGTTTCTTCCCTTTGAAAAATCTACAGAATTATAGCAATGTTACTCACACAAAAAGCAACTTTCagtgtagatttttcaaagtataatgttcTAATAAGAAAACAattgaaagtataatgttataattgAGTAAAATCTTCAAAGTGTAGTGCCTTTGTAAAAAGAAAGGCAAAAATAGGATGTTGCAACAAAAATAAATGAACTTATGATGTTGTGATGCTCAAATATATGAAAACATGTTGGTATTTATTGCATTTAGTCCAAAAGAGAAAACTTCATATTGGTTGTATTCTTTGCTTTGATAGATAATAACACAATTTTTTGTATATATGATTCAGGTTGTGTTATTTTTGTAACTTTTATGAAGAATTTTTCGCATTTAACTATGTTCGATAATGTCTACTTTTTGTAAGGCCGGAGCCTTTGCTTCTTCTTTCACATAGACATTAAATATTGATGGTGTGAGCGACAATTATACAAAGGCCAAATACAAGATTTAGCAACATACATTCATTGAGTTGTTCATTATAACGATTGAGGGAGTGGAGTTATACATGCCACGCTATCATATCAGCTTTTCGGCATTCACGTCACTGTCACGTCATTTATGCCACATTAGATGCATCGCACGCCGCTTTGAAGTGGTGGGTGAAATTgagttttttaaagaaaaaaatagcTTAACCCTCACACACTCTATCCTTTCTCTTTTCTCACCTCGGAAATCAAATGTCATTTGATCCCATTGAACTCGGCATGACAtcgtcgggggggggggggggggggggggcgacgGTATATGCCATGGATGCCGAGCAAGTGCCGAGGAAAATTCCAAGCCACTCCTCCCGGATTAACATCATACttttatttctttctattacaacattgtattgTGAAAATTGTACCCAACTATAGGAATGTCAACTTGATACAAAACAATTGATTGTTACATCTAGGAATGTCATTTTTCATATAACTTTTTATATACAATTATTAATTTATTGGATGAGGTATccatttataattataatatgacaaaaaaatattctaaATAATCTCAAGGATAATATggtatttttaatattttgttcGATTGTGTTACAATCTAACCAAATGTTAATACAACTAGTCCAATTTAATTATATCCGGTTGTTTGCATTTAGTTCCGTCTATTCAAGTTCCGCCCACTACAATAATATTTAACAAATGCTACATAAAGATATTTTTTAAAAGTTGGTGCTATAACCaattataaaaaatgatttaaatatgataatatatatcttatatataaagagagactgaaatacaaattttcaaagttatGGGGCGAAATCAGAAATTTTCATCATCCATTTGGATATAACCCTTGGCTAGAGATCTATCGCACTGGGATGTCAAAAACCCTTGTGGGACCCCGATCCCGTACGGgactaaatttaaaaaaaaaaccggGAGCGGGAGCGGGGGCAAAATTAAACCCCGCTTATTTTCGGGACCGGGGTTGGGAGTTGGTATTTCCATCACGTACTCTCTCGGGGCCCCGGTTGTACATttatgtaaaaaatatatatttaatataaaatacatatacaaaataGATTTTCTAATTTTAAGTGTAGGTTAGGTATCACTTTCCGGTTTCCAATTAATAGATATTGAAGAGGTATTGAATTGATCATATATTTTTGGATatgtaagtattttatatttataatattggATTTGTCGTATTTTATATTTCTAAGATTGATGAAATTgtcgttttgtaatgttgaattaataatgttggatttttaatttttttagtttctaaaagattatgttttaaacttttaaagttattaaaaataagtttttttagCCTAACACAAAGTAGttgtttagcaaaaaaaaaaaaaaaaacgaattttaAGCGGGGGGAACCGGGGCGGGACCGGGAGCGGGGGCAACAATTGATTTCGGAGGCGGGAGCGGGGGCAGCTATTCCCGCTCCCGTTTGGTCCCGTTGACATCTCTACGGACTGATCAAAGCTACGAAAGCTCTGTTTGCTCCATGGAGATAGTGGAAGAAGGTCAAAATCAACCTAAAATTGAGCGAAAACAGAGAAAATCTCAAAAAATCATTGAGAAGGGGGAAGACGATCGAATCTATTCGTTGCCAGATTGCTTGCTTCTTGAAATCCTGTCTCGTTTACCCACAACAAAACACTCCATTAGAACAGGTATTCTCTCCAAACGATGGAACCATCTTTGGACTTTGGTTCCTACTTTAATCTTTATACATTATGGTAGTCAAACGTCGCCTGATTTCTCGTTAAGCGTGGACAAAACCCTAACTCAATGTCGCCCATTAAAGCTTAAGAAATTCCAGGTGTGCTGCCGTTTTTCTATAGGATTTGAATCGCATATCAACAATTGGATTCGTTATGCTCTGAGATATAACGTAGAAGAGTTTAATTTAACGTTACCGAAAGGGAAACAGAAGTTTTTGTTTGATCAATTTTTCTTCAATAACACATGTTTTATTGATCTGAAATTAGAGGACTGCGTGTTTACTCCAACTGGAGCAATTAGTTGGAAAAATCTTAGGAGTTTGTGCATTTCCTCTGGTAAGCTAAATGAAGATttgattgaaaacatattatcggGGAGTCCTGTATTGGAAACTTTGGAGTTGAAATTTTGCAATGGTTTTAGGCGAATCAATATTACTTCAAAGAGTGTTAAGAAGCTGGTGTTATCTGGATACATGGATTCTCATAATCCATTCGATGCCCATACTATCGAAATTAATGCTCCTAATATTTTATCATTGACAATTGAAGGTAACCTGTGGTTGTGGAACCTTTTGTTGCTAAATGTGTCTTCTTTAGCCAAAGTTAGCTTAAATTATGTTAATGTCATCACTTGGCACATAATACGCGAAGAAACGGAAGACGAGATGTTTAAGGAATTATACTAAAACTTTGCCACGTTAAGGAGCTTAAAATTGGGGTTTTCTGCTCTATGGTATAATTTCTTTTGCTTTCACAATATAtgcttttgtaaaattcatatcatCATTAGTTGTATAGTAGTTTATTGATGTTTATCTTTTGACAAACTTGTTTCAAGTATCCTTCTATTGTATTCTCAATCAATCAGTGATCCTAATATAATGTCATTTTCACTGTCTTCTCATCTGTAGGTTCTTTCTCGTTTGCAAACTAAAGGTTTCATTGTCCCATCAAATATGAAGTTTCTAGTTGTTACTCATAAGTCATAACTACCAACATTAAATGATTGATGATGCTTCGAGTTCATGCGTATGCAGTTTAGTTATCGTGAACTGTTTTCATCTTGTTTTCCTGTTTCGTTTTGTAAAGTTTACTTGGATCTCCTTCAAAATATTGATCTTTTGCCCTTTTGATGTGTGCTTTCTCTATTTAGCCAATGCATTGTTAGTTATTACCCCGATGCATTTATTGTAGTTTAGTGCCTTTGTTTTTTTGCTCTTTATATATGACACTTTTTATTAACTAACGAAGCGTTCAAGATTACTTTAACAAGGGTTTTAGCAATCCAATTCTTATGTATCGTGGTTTATTTTTGCTGAGAATTGTGAACTATGCAAAGTTAACCCCTGCACATTCAGAATGCAAATGAATTTGATCATATGAATAAAGATTACCAACTAGAAGCAAAGAATGAACACGCCTTGAGTAGTTGGCCTGCTTTTATGATCCGGGCAGCTGCCCAAATCAGAAAAAATCATCCTTTCAATGCCAGTGGCCCCTGATGCAAGCATATGGGGTTCTTTACTTAGTGTTTCCCAAAAAAATGGAGACACCAAGATTGCTAGAACGTTCTTCGAAATCTATAATTAGTTTGAATTTATATATTTCAGGATATTATGTTTAGGTATCGAATGTATATGCGTCTTTAGGGAAACAGGATCAAGTTAGAAAGGTGTGAATGTTAATTTAAGCTAAGGGATTAAAATAGGCGTGCGGCGTAGTTGGTTGGATTTTGATGAAAATTTTATGCTTTTAGTAGTGGGGACAAGTGTTTTGAGCAATATGAAGAAGTTAAAAAGTTGCTTGAGGAACTTGGTGAGTTAATACCAAAAAGGGTATAGTGGTAATTTGACATTTGTTTTTCATGATGTTGTAGAGGATGAGAAAGGGGAGAATACTTTGTGTGGATTGTGAAAAGCTTGCGATTGCGTTTGGGTTGTTGAAATACGGGACCTGGATACGGGTTTGTAAGGATTGACATATTGtgactaaggtgttgtttgttttttctgaagcaaaatgtctgcagtctgcgaaccacatctgtagacctctgcagtagaagaggtggaccaaacgtctgcagtctgaaaaaagaagactgtttgtttttttaacatctgcgggctattaaaataaactgaaatctaaataaactgattttttaaaACTTCAAagcaatttttttatatatttttacgactttattataaatatataacgaatctagatcaacttttatgtattattatataaaaaataaaaataaaaaatggtaTTAATTCACAtacatatttgataaaaaccaacaactttgattccaaagttataactaaacattataattagtgatcaaagaatttgatacataaatggatggaaataaacttcgattttttcaattaaaatcTATTAAAAACGTACGataaatattttctcgagaaattgatgatactgtattaaataatgttttacaaaattttggcaaaaaaatataagaatat containing:
- the LOC111888910 gene encoding F-box/LRR-repeat protein 25 isoform X1 — its product is MEIVEEGQNQPKIERKQRKSQKIIEKGEDDRIYSLPDCLLLEILSRLPTTKHSIRTGILSKRWNHLWTLVPTLIFIHYGSQTSPDFSLSVDKTLTQCRPLKLKKFQVCCRFSIGFESHINNWIRYALRYNVEEFNLTLPKGKQKFLFDQFFFNNTCFIDLKLEDCVFTPTGAISWKNLRSLCISSGKLNEDLIENILSGSPVLETLELKFCNGFRRINITSKSVKKLVLSGYMDSHNPFDAHTIEINAPNILSLTIEGNLWLWNLLLLNVSSLAKVSLNYVNVITWHIIREETEDEMFKELY
- the LOC111888910 gene encoding putative F-box/LRR-repeat protein At3g28410 isoform X2, with the translated sequence MEIVEEGQNQPKIERKQRKSQKIIEKGEDDRIYSLPDCLLLEILSRLPTTKHSIRTEDCVFTPTGAISWKNLRSLCISSGKLNEDLIENILSGSPVLETLELKFCNGFRRINITSKSVKKLVLSGYMDSHNPFDAHTIEINAPNILSLTIEGNLWLWNLLLLNVSSLAKVSLNYVNVITWHIIREETEDEMFKELY